The Paenibacillus sophorae genome has a segment encoding these proteins:
- a CDS encoding radical SAM protein — protein sequence MPNRPYLYHELTTSICSVCYRKVEAKIIQENGCMYMVKRCLVHGPEKVLISTDVSYYKRTREFIKPSEMPLQWNTPIKYGCPYDCGLCPDHEQHSCLTLLEITDHCNLNCPICFAESSPHRTSYRSLKQIEFMLDRIVENEGEPDIVQISGGEPTTHPQFFEILDMAKSRPIKHIMVNTNGVRIARDREFAARLASYMPGFEIYLQFDSLEASVLKELRGADLRPIREEAIRHLNEFNISTTLVVTLKKGLNDGEIGSIIQYGLKQKAVRGVTIQPIQAAGRLEGYDPAADRLTVSEVRRSIIEQSGVFGEDDILPVPCHPDCLAMGYALKLGSEVLPLTGLIDPDILLEGGSNTIVFEQDPEIRGKMFELLSTGHSPVSSALSLKSLLCCLPLAAVPEQISYDNVFRVIVMQFLDAHNFDVRSVKKSCVHIAHPDGRIIPFDTYNLFYRDDKEQLLEGIRGEIATAWDEKFPQE from the coding sequence ATGCCGAATCGACCGTATCTCTATCATGAGCTGACCACAAGCATCTGCTCCGTCTGCTACCGCAAAGTCGAGGCTAAGATCATCCAGGAGAACGGGTGCATGTACATGGTCAAAAGATGCCTGGTGCACGGCCCTGAAAAGGTGCTGATCTCCACTGACGTGTCTTATTACAAAAGAACCCGGGAGTTTATTAAGCCTTCGGAAATGCCGCTTCAGTGGAACACGCCGATTAAGTACGGCTGTCCTTACGACTGCGGCCTCTGCCCGGATCATGAGCAGCACAGCTGCCTGACGCTGCTGGAGATTACGGATCACTGCAATCTGAACTGCCCGATCTGCTTCGCCGAGTCGTCGCCGCACCGCACGTCCTACCGATCGCTGAAACAGATCGAGTTCATGCTGGACCGGATCGTGGAGAATGAGGGTGAGCCGGACATTGTGCAGATCAGCGGCGGTGAGCCGACGACGCATCCGCAGTTCTTCGAGATACTCGACATGGCTAAGAGCCGTCCGATTAAGCATATCATGGTGAATACGAACGGCGTCCGCATCGCCAGGGACCGGGAGTTCGCCGCACGCCTTGCTTCGTACATGCCGGGCTTCGAGATTTACCTTCAATTCGACAGCCTGGAGGCTTCCGTGCTGAAGGAGCTTCGGGGCGCGGATTTACGGCCCATCAGGGAAGAGGCGATTCGCCACCTGAATGAATTCAATATCTCGACAACACTCGTCGTCACGCTGAAGAAGGGCCTGAATGATGGAGAAATCGGCTCGATTATTCAGTATGGTCTGAAGCAGAAGGCGGTTCGCGGCGTGACGATTCAGCCGATCCAGGCGGCGGGAAGGCTGGAGGGCTATGACCCAGCGGCGGACCGGCTGACGGTAAGCGAGGTGCGCCGCAGCATTATCGAACAGTCGGGCGTGTTCGGGGAGGACGATATTTTGCCGGTGCCCTGTCATCCGGACTGCCTTGCTATGGGCTACGCGCTCAAGCTTGGCAGCGAGGTGCTGCCGCTGACCGGACTGATCGACCCGGATATTTTACTTGAAGGAGGCAGCAATACGATTGTCTTCGAGCAGGACCCGGAAATCCGGGGCAAAATGTTCGAGCTGCTCTCCACCGGCCATTCGCCGGTGTCTTCCGCTCTGTCGCTTAAGAGCCTGCTCTGCTGTCTGCCGCTTGCCGCCGTGCCGGAGCAGATCAGCTATGACAATGTGTTCCGGGTGATCGTGATGCAGTTTCTGGACGCGCATAATTTCGACGTGCGGTCGGTGAAGAAGTCCTGCGTGCATATCGCCCATCCCGACGGGCGGATCATCCCTTTTGATACTTACAATCTGTTCTACCGGGACGACAAGGAGCAATTGCTGGAAGGCATAAGGGGCGAGATTGCGACTGCGTGGGATGAAAAATTTCCGCAAGAGTAA
- a CDS encoding prolipoprotein diacylglyceryl transferase, which yields MEFPVYLVLGSWRIHPHVLFESLSYFIGFRVYLWTRRPSEMSRLMSLQILAGTILGAALGAKLLFWLEDPAATWEQLRQLHLLWGGKTIVGGLLGGLIGVELTKKWVGWTRSTGDDFVYPLILGLFIGRIGCFLTGLDDDTYGTATSWFTGIDFGDGVRRHPTQLYEMAFLLALALLLIPLYRRSRAPLGRVAGSFYFSGRMFQWFMFGYLAFRFTVDFIKPTPHPYFGLNNIQLACLAGLAYYAWLLWFRGRVRRSSATAEARSYK from the coding sequence ATGGAATTCCCCGTATACCTGGTTCTTGGTTCCTGGCGGATTCATCCGCATGTGCTGTTCGAGTCGCTCTCTTACTTTATCGGCTTTCGGGTGTATTTGTGGACCCGGCGTCCGAGCGAAATGTCCCGGCTGATGAGCCTGCAGATTCTGGCCGGAACGATTCTTGGCGCCGCGCTCGGCGCCAAGCTGCTGTTCTGGCTGGAGGACCCGGCGGCGACGTGGGAGCAGCTTCGGCAGCTTCACCTTCTCTGGGGCGGGAAGACAATTGTCGGCGGTCTGCTCGGAGGATTGATCGGCGTCGAACTGACCAAGAAGTGGGTTGGCTGGACCCGGTCAACCGGGGATGATTTTGTATATCCGCTCATACTGGGCCTCTTCATCGGGCGGATCGGCTGTTTCCTGACCGGTCTTGACGACGATACGTACGGCACCGCAACGTCCTGGTTCACCGGCATCGACTTTGGCGACGGGGTCCGGCGGCATCCGACCCAGCTGTATGAAATGGCCTTTCTGCTGGCGCTCGCGCTGCTGCTCATCCCGCTGTACCGGCGAAGCCGCGCGCCTCTAGGCAGAGTGGCCGGTTCATTTTATTTTTCGGGGCGGATGTTCCAGTGGTTCATGTTCGGCTATTTGGCTTTCCGGTTCACCGTTGATTTTATTAAGCCGACGCCTCATCCTTACTTCGGACTTAACAATATACAGCTGGCCTGTCTGGCCGGTCTTGCCTATTACGCCTGGCTGCTGTGGTTCAGAGGGCGTGTCCGCCGCTCTTCCGCGACTGCGGAGGCTCGAAGCTATAAATAA
- a CDS encoding NAD(P)H-dependent oxidoreductase has protein sequence MNTLIVYAHPNRESLNGAFLEAVKQGIRQNASSGGLQVLDLYEESFDPSLVYNKERRRRDMHKDPELEKYREQIRWADQLVYIYPIYWGRPPAILLGYIDRMFASNFAYRDRPNRIYPEGLLKGKSAVCISTMKGPAHYPLLTLNNAHKVLMKRGLFHFVGIRKVKFFEFGSMESKKGNQGKKLAKVERYFSGK, from the coding sequence GTGAACACATTGATCGTCTATGCCCATCCGAACCGTGAAAGTTTAAATGGCGCCTTTTTGGAAGCTGTGAAGCAGGGGATTAGGCAGAATGCCTCTTCCGGGGGATTGCAGGTGCTGGATTTGTATGAGGAAAGCTTCGATCCGTCGCTGGTGTACAATAAAGAACGCAGAAGAAGGGATATGCACAAGGATCCGGAACTGGAAAAATACAGAGAGCAAATCCGCTGGGCCGACCAGCTCGTGTATATATACCCGATCTATTGGGGCAGACCGCCGGCTATCCTGCTGGGTTATATCGACCGAATGTTCGCCTCAAACTTTGCTTATAGAGACCGGCCGAACCGGATTTATCCCGAAGGGCTGCTGAAAGGAAAGAGCGCGGTATGCATCTCCACGATGAAAGGACCGGCCCATTATCCTCTCCTAACCCTGAACAATGCTCATAAAGTGTTGATGAAGAGAGGCCTTTTCCATTTTGTCGGGATACGCAAGGTCAAATTCTTCGAGTTCGGGTCTATGGAAAGCAAGAAGGGGAATCAGGGGAAGAAGCTGGCCAAGGTGGAGCGGTATTTTTCAGGGAAGTGA
- a CDS encoding MarR family winged helix-turn-helix transcriptional regulator, whose translation MPLPEFAFKLRTFGTEFSKVTRHLLTEIKPEEITLLQFEILHFLYTEGSATFGQIGACTGMSLPNTSREVKKLIQKKLVTKRADIKDKRVYFVELSPSGKELMTASSSKLERLISGQYAHLNPEDVSEVMQALDLLSEKLLGE comes from the coding sequence ATGCCATTACCCGAATTCGCCTTTAAACTCAGGACGTTCGGAACCGAATTCTCTAAAGTGACGCGTCATCTGCTTACCGAGATCAAGCCGGAAGAGATAACGCTGCTTCAGTTCGAAATTTTGCATTTCCTGTACACCGAAGGCTCGGCCACCTTTGGCCAGATCGGCGCTTGCACCGGCATGTCTCTGCCCAACACGAGCCGTGAAGTGAAGAAGCTGATACAGAAGAAGCTGGTAACCAAACGGGCCGATATCAAGGATAAAAGAGTTTATTTTGTCGAGCTGTCCCCATCGGGAAAAGAATTGATGACGGCGTCATCATCAAAGCTGGAGAGGCTGATCTCAGGGCAATATGCCCATTTGAATCCGGAGGACGTGAGCGAAGTGATGCAGGCACTAGACCTGCTGTCGGAGAAGCTGCTGGGGGAATAA
- a CDS encoding SDR family oxidoreductase: MQAKAAGPRKTALVVGANGVIGRNLIDYLITLSDWDIIGISRRGRESSSRVRYIAADLLNPLESREKLSSLTEVTHIFYAAYQDRPTWAELVPPNLAMLVNVVEAIEPIAGGLRHISLMQGYKVYGAHLGPFKTPARESDADHMPPEFNIDQQKFLENRQQGKSWTWSALRPSVVCGFALGNPMNLAMVIAVYASMSKELGIPLRFPGKPGAYHSLLEMTDAGLLAKATVWAATDERCANQAFNITNGDLFRWNELWPKIAAYFELEAAPPLPMSLDVVMQDKEALWNAMVKKYGLENNSYNSVSSWRFGDFVFSWDYDFFADGTKARRAGFHEFMDTESMFLNIFEDFRRRKVIP; the protein is encoded by the coding sequence ATACAAGCTAAAGCAGCGGGGCCGCGCAAAACGGCTCTTGTCGTCGGAGCCAATGGGGTGATCGGACGCAATTTGATTGATTATCTTATTACGCTTTCTGATTGGGATATTATCGGCATATCGCGCCGCGGCAGAGAATCATCCAGCCGTGTCCGATATATCGCAGCGGATTTGCTGAATCCCTTGGAAAGCCGTGAGAAATTAAGCAGCCTGACGGAAGTGACCCATATTTTCTACGCCGCCTACCAGGACCGCCCGACATGGGCGGAACTCGTTCCCCCCAACCTCGCTATGCTCGTTAACGTAGTTGAGGCCATCGAGCCGATTGCCGGAGGCCTCCGGCATATCAGTCTCATGCAGGGCTATAAAGTATACGGAGCGCATCTCGGACCGTTCAAGACGCCGGCTCGTGAGAGCGACGCCGATCATATGCCTCCGGAATTCAATATCGACCAGCAGAAGTTTCTAGAGAATCGGCAGCAGGGAAAAAGCTGGACTTGGTCAGCGCTCCGCCCTTCCGTCGTGTGCGGTTTCGCTCTCGGCAATCCAATGAATCTGGCTATGGTTATCGCCGTCTATGCCTCCATGTCGAAAGAACTGGGAATCCCCCTTCGCTTTCCCGGCAAACCGGGTGCCTACCACAGCTTATTGGAAATGACCGATGCCGGGCTGCTCGCGAAAGCAACGGTGTGGGCTGCAACCGACGAGCGCTGCGCCAATCAGGCTTTCAACATTACGAACGGGGACTTGTTCCGATGGAACGAGCTTTGGCCCAAGATCGCCGCGTATTTTGAACTTGAGGCGGCGCCTCCGCTACCGATGTCGCTGGATGTGGTTATGCAGGATAAAGAAGCGTTGTGGAACGCTATGGTAAAGAAATACGGCTTAGAGAACAACAGCTATAACAGTGTTTCCTCCTGGCGGTTCGGCGACTTTGTGTTTTCTTGGGATTACGACTTTTTCGCTGACGGCACCAAGGCGCGCCGGGCAGGCTTTCATGAGTTTATGGATACGGAGTCCATGTTCCTGAACATTTTTGAAGACTTCCGCAGGCGCAAGGTAATTCCGTAA
- a CDS encoding FadR/GntR family transcriptional regulator encodes MKKTAFQSTIDKFKQMIIDGTWAAGERIPTLQQLSKELSVSITTVREALRILENEGIISIEHGRGMYVRNDPLLLKDPTAELKELGDISLISLLEARLLLEPRLAALCAERAADHEIKKLRQLADRMIVQMEKGGSFLETDLEFHQMIVAGAREPVLSRMNEAILPLLQEGRRQTNTLPNMRTKSSNYHILIAIAIEERNSEQAYLLMKSHIEQMLEPLKKAKEAQGEIDRN; translated from the coding sequence ATGAAAAAGACTGCTTTCCAGAGTACGATAGACAAATTTAAACAAATGATCATTGATGGAACTTGGGCCGCGGGGGAGAGAATTCCGACGCTTCAGCAGCTCTCCAAAGAGCTGTCCGTAAGCATTACGACGGTTCGTGAAGCACTGCGGATACTGGAGAATGAGGGGATTATCAGCATTGAGCACGGCCGGGGAATGTATGTGCGGAACGATCCCTTGCTGCTAAAGGACCCGACTGCGGAATTGAAAGAGCTTGGGGATATTTCATTAATCTCGCTGCTCGAAGCCAGGCTGCTGCTGGAGCCGAGACTTGCGGCTTTGTGTGCGGAAAGGGCGGCTGACCACGAGATTAAAAAGCTGCGGCAGTTGGCCGATCGGATGATCGTGCAGATGGAAAAGGGAGGTTCTTTTCTGGAAACTGATCTGGAGTTTCATCAGATGATCGTGGCTGGCGCCCGGGAGCCTGTGCTGTCGCGTATGAACGAGGCTATTCTTCCGCTTCTTCAAGAAGGTCGGAGACAGACCAATACGCTGCCTAATATGCGAACCAAGTCGTCTAATTATCATATTCTGATTGCTATAGCCATAGAGGAGCGCAACAGCGAGCAGGCCTATCTGCTGATGAAGAGCCATATTGAGCAAATGCTCGAACCACTAAAGAAAGCTAAAGAGGCCCAAGGAGAGATAGACAGGAATTAA